The region GTCCCCGGGCGCTGCATCTGCACCTCTCGGTCGCCTCCTGGGCCACCGACGGCCTGCTCACGATCTTCTTCTTCGTCGCCGGTATCGAGCTCAAGCGTGAACTGGTCGCGGGCGAGCTGCGTGACCCCAAGGCGGCCGCGCTGCCCGTGATCGCCGCCGTCTGCGGCATGGCCGTGCCCGCCCTCGTCTATGTCGCCGTCAGCGCGAGCGGCAACGGCGGCCTCAAGGGCTGGGCGGTGCCGACCGCCACCGATATCGCCTTCGCGCTCGCCGTCCTCGCCGTGCTCGGCACCGCCCTGCCCGCCGCACTGCGCGCCTTCCTGCTCACCCTCGCGGTCGTCGACGACCTCGGCGCCATCCTGATCATCGCGATCTTCTTCACCCAGCACATCAACTTCATCGCACTGGGCCTGTCCGTCGCCGCGCTCGTCCTCGTCTGGCTGCTGCACCGCAAGGGCGTCCGGACGGCCTGGATCCATCTCCCCCTCGCCGTGGTGGCCTGGGCGCTGATGCACGCCAGCGGTGTGCACGCCACCATCGCCGGTGTCGCGATGGGCCTGATGCTGCGCTGCACCGTACGGGAGGGCGAGGAGCGCTCCCCCGCCGAGCGCGTCGAGCACCGGCTGCGCCCTGTGTCGGCGGGCGTGGCGGTGCCGCTGTTCGCCCTGTTCGCAGCCGGGGTGCCGCTCTCCGGCAGCGCCGTGGCGGATGTCTTCACCCGCCCGGAGACTCTCGGCGTGGTCCTCGGCCTCGTCGTGGGCAAGGCCGTCGGCGTCTTCGGCGGCTCCTGGTGCGCCGCCCGCTTCACCAGAGCCGAGCTGAACGAGGATCTGGCCTGGGCCGATGTCTTCGCGGTGGCCGCCCTCGCCGGAATCGGCTTCACCGTCTCCCTCCTCATCGGCGAACTCGCCTTCCCCGGCGATCCCGCGCTCGCCGGGGAAATCAAGACGGCGGTCCTCATCGGCTCGCTGAGCGCCGCCCTGTTCGCCGGCATCCTCCTCAAGCTGCGCAACACCACCTACCAGCGGCTGTGTCAGGAGGAGGAGCGGGACGAGGACATGGACGGCATCCCGGACGTCTATGAGCTGGACAGCCCCGAATACCACCTGCGGATGGCCGCCATTCACGAGGCAAAGGCCGCCGAGCACCGGCGGCTTGCCGAAGTGGCCGCCGCGAACGACTCCGGCGACGATGGTCCGGCATGATCTGAGAGGCTTGACGCCCGCAGAAATGCGCAGAAGACGTAGCAAGCACAGATGACGTACCAAGCGAGACGTACCAAGCGCGGACGGCGCAGCACGAGCGAAGACGCACAAGAGCAGAGGGAGATGGCGATGAGCGCAGCCGACGACGGCGGCAACCGCAGCCTCGGCAAGCTGGTGGCGACGGCG is a window of Streptomyces violaceusniger Tu 4113 DNA encoding:
- the nhaA gene encoding Na+/H+ antiporter NhaA, translating into MAAPTSRKFLGRLSLPERTFVVDALRTETVGGVILLVAAIVALILANTPLSSLYGDIKDFSFGPRALHLHLSVASWATDGLLTIFFFVAGIELKRELVAGELRDPKAAALPVIAAVCGMAVPALVYVAVSASGNGGLKGWAVPTATDIAFALAVLAVLGTALPAALRAFLLTLAVVDDLGAILIIAIFFTQHINFIALGLSVAALVLVWLLHRKGVRTAWIHLPLAVVAWALMHASGVHATIAGVAMGLMLRCTVREGEERSPAERVEHRLRPVSAGVAVPLFALFAAGVPLSGSAVADVFTRPETLGVVLGLVVGKAVGVFGGSWCAARFTRAELNEDLAWADVFAVAALAGIGFTVSLLIGELAFPGDPALAGEIKTAVLIGSLSAALFAGILLKLRNTTYQRLCQEEERDEDMDGIPDVYELDSPEYHLRMAAIHEAKAAEHRRLAEVAAANDSGDDGPA